The Elusimicrobiaceae bacterium genomic interval CGATTTCGGAATATAGGCGCGGCTGGCGGCCGAACATTTCTGGCCCTGGTATTCAAACGCGCCGCGCACTATGGCGACAGCCACGGCCCGCGCGTCGGCCGAAGGATGCGCGAAAATGTAATCCTTGCCGCCGGTTTCGCCCACCAGACGCGGATAGGTACGGTATCTGGAGATATTCCTGCCGACCGTGGACCACATCTGCTGAAACACTTTCGTGCTGCCGGTGAAGTGGATGCCGGCGAGATGCTCGCTTTCCAAAACGGGATCGCCCACTTCCGCGCCGGAGCCGGGCACCATGTTGATCACGCCGTCCGGCAAGCCGGCCTCCTTCAGAATTTTCATGACGTGGTACGCCGAATAAACCGCCGAGGACGCCGGTTTCCACAGCACCACATTGCCCATGATCGCGGGCGCGGTGGGCAGATTGCCCGCGATGGAAGTGAAATTGAAGGGAGTGACCGCAAACACAAAACCTTCCAGCGGACGCTGCTCCACATAGTTCCAGACGCCGCGCGGCGAAACCGGCGGCTGCTGCGCGTAAATCTCCTGCGCGTAATGCACGTTGAACCGCCAGAAATCCGCCAGTTCGCACACGCAGTCTATCTCGGCCTGAAACGGGTTTTTCGACTGACAGAGCATCGTAGCCGCATTCATCACCGCGCGGTAAGGCCCGCTCAGCAGATCGGCGGCCTTTAAGAAAATCGCCGCGCGCGATTCAAAAGGCATGGCGGCCCACGCCTGCCGCGCGCCCAGCGCGGCTTTTATCGCCAGCTCCACTTCTTTCGCGCCGGCGCGGTGATAGGTGCCCAGAATATGGCGGTGATCATGCGGACAAACGCAGTGTTCCGTCTTGCTGGTGCGGATTTCCCTGCCGCCTATAATAACGGGAATGTCGAGCTTGCTTTCCATCTGCCGGTGCAGTTCCTGCTTCAGCGCCTGCTTCTCGTCGCTCGCCGGCGCATAGCCGTGCACCGGCTCGTTCACCGGCGCGGGGATAACTGGCCTTCCGTTCATATGTAACTCCTCCTTGATAAAATACTGTCTGAAAACCGTATTTAAGACCGCAAAACCGCCGCTTTCAACTCATCTTATCATAAAACCCGAACGGGATTACAGCATGCCGGGCCGGACGGGTTTCAGACGAGTTTATCGCACTCCGGCGTCCAGCCGGGGTCAACCATGCAGACAAATTCAAGTTCCTCTTCGCCCGCGTTTTCGATATACTGCACCGCGCCCGGCGGAATGTAAACCGTGGCGCCGGGCGTGACGGCGCGGCTTTCCGCATCAATATGCATAACGCCGGACCCGGCGATTATGTAATAGACTTCGCTCCTGTCCAGCCGGTGCGGCAGTGAAGCCGACCCGGCTTGAAGCGCGGCGTGCGCAAGGCTGTATCCGAGCTTGAACGCCGGATCCGCGGCGGGGTTGAAAATCTCGCGCAGGGCGCAGCCGTCCGCGCTTGTGAATTCCCTGAATTCCGTGAAATGCCTGGCGAACATGTTTTACACTCCGTATTTTTTGAGCAGATCCTTGAATCCGGCTTCTATGGTAAACCTGCGCAGGAAATAGCCGAACCGCGCGTTGTCATAAAAAACATTCGCGTCCTTAAGGCCCAGCCGCAGCGCCTGTTCCGCATATTCAAGTGCGGCGGCGGTATCCTTCACATAATGCCAGTAGTAACAGGCCAGCGCGACCGAGGTCTGCGGATCGGTCGGCGCCATTTCAAACGCCTTCACAAAATCCTGCCGGGCCTCTTTTCCCCGCTCAAGCCGCAGAAACAGCAGGCCCCGTTCAATGTAGGTCACATAATCAACGCGGCGCAGATCTATCGCCTTGC includes:
- the pruA gene encoding L-glutamate gamma-semialdehyde dehydrogenase; this encodes MNGRPVIPAPVNEPVHGYAPASDEKQALKQELHRQMESKLDIPVIIGGREIRTSKTEHCVCPHDHRHILGTYHRAGAKEVELAIKAALGARQAWAAMPFESRAAIFLKAADLLSGPYRAVMNAATMLCQSKNPFQAEIDCVCELADFWRFNVHYAQEIYAQQPPVSPRGVWNYVEQRPLEGFVFAVTPFNFTSIAGNLPTAPAIMGNVVLWKPASSAVYSAYHVMKILKEAGLPDGVINMVPGSGAEVGDPVLESEHLAGIHFTGSTKVFQQMWSTVGRNISRYRTYPRLVGETGGKDYIFAHPSADARAVAVAIVRGAFEYQGQKCSAASRAYIPKSLWAAVRGQVEIMANSIAVGDIMDFRNYVNAVIDKNAFRTIKGYIDHAAKSKDAEIIVGGKCDDSVGYFVYPTVILAKTPDFKTMVEEIFGPVITVYVYDDRKLEETLALCDSSSAYGLTGAIFARERAAIVQMSRALENSAGNFYINDKPTGAVVGQQPFGGARASGTNDKAGSMLNLLRWTSPRAVKETFVPALDYTYPFMDEE
- a CDS encoding cupin domain-containing protein, which codes for MFARHFTEFREFTSADGCALREIFNPAADPAFKLGYSLAHAALQAGSASLPHRLDRSEVYYIIAGSGVMHIDAESRAVTPGATVYIPPGAVQYIENAGEEELEFVCMVDPGWTPECDKLV